DNA sequence from the Salifodinibacter halophilus genome:
ACTCGCGCCCAGGCCAGCGGCAAACGCCAGCACGCCCCCGCCTGCGGTTGAGGCGAGCGTAATCCAAGCCGTAACCTTGGCGCCGACCAAAAGCGGCGGCAGGAGATCAATCCAGTTCACGACGAAATGGTGGGTTGTGCAGCGTAGCGTGCGGCGGCGCGACGACTGGCCGCGCCGCCACTACGGCCTGCAATCAGCAGCTGTGCGCTCAGCTTGAAGACTGGCTGCAGAGCTGCTTGATTGTTTTCTTGTGCACCTCGTTGATGGAATGTTCGTCCATACCGAAGTGTTGCAACGTCTCACGCCATTCGGATTTCTTCTGATAGGCGACTAGTTGCTTGTTAAACGCTTTCCGCAGTTTATCGTTATTCTTGTTGAATCCGTACGCGCCCCAGCTACGTACTGGCTCGCCCTCGATGACCGGGTCGTGGAAAGGCTCGGCTGGTTGCAGCGCGTCACTTTTTCCGGCTAGGCGCACGACCGTGAACTGAGTGCCGGCGTACGCATCGATGCGGCCCGATTGAACCGCCGAGGCGGCGTCGGTATTGGCTTTTAGCATCACCAGTTGGTCGTCGGGGACCCCGATCTTGTGCGCGAATTCTAGTTGATCTGCGCCTGAGACGATGCCCATTTTCAGATCGTTATTTTTCTTGAAGTCCTTGTAACCGTGGATGTCCTTGGGATTGCCTTTCTTGACCATGAGGCCTTCACCGTAAGTCGAATTCGGCACCGAATAATCGACCTGCGTACAGCGCTTGGGCAATACCGCCAATGAGGAAGCGACGATATCGACGCGATCAGCTTTGAGGGCTGGGATCAGCGACCCGTACGGCATGACCGTCCACTGAATCTGACCAATACCCATGCGTTTCAGGACCGGCTTGGCGGTGCTTGGGCTAAAGCCTTTGGCCGTCCCTTTACTGGTCATGTAACCGTACGGGATTTCGTTGGCCACGGCGACACGGATATAACCGCGGTCCTTAATCTGCTTCAACGTGGCGGCGTTCGCATTCGTAACGACCGCAACCAGCGCGACAGCGGCCACCAACCCGGCCAACCCGCGCAATGAGAATTCTGACGAGGCCATAAACCGACTCCCTGATTCGAATGAACGGCATTTTATGTCAGGTTCGACCTTGCAACATCTAGACCAAAACCGCAATGCAACTTGAGTCGATCTCTCGCATCACACAGAATGCGGCCTAATGTCCGTAAAACATCCAATTATCGCGGTCACCGGTTCATCCGGATCCGGCACCTCGACCGCACGAGTAGCGTTCGATCACATCATCCGCCGCCAGCGCCTGCACGCAGCGTTTATCGACGGCGACGGCTTTCATCGCTACGAGCGCCAGGCGATGCACGCCGCTGAGGCCGAAGCCGATGCCCGCGGCGAAGCCTTCAGCCATTTCAGTCCGGGCGCCAACCGGCTCGACCAGCTCGAAAAATTGTTCGCCGAGTACGGCGCCCATGGCACCGGCGAGGCCCGACAATATCTGCACGACTCGAACGAAGCCGCAGCCTTCAACCAACAACCGGGCACATTCACGCCGTGGCAACCGGTCCCGAGCGGTACCGACCTGCTGATGTACGAAGGACTGCACGGTGGGGCTGTAACCCAAGACCACGACATTGCCCAACACGTCGATCTACTGGTCGGTGTGACGCCGACCATCAACATCGAATGGATCCAGAAAATCCACCGCGACATGCACAATCGCGGCTACGCCCCCGAGCGCAGCACCGACGTGATTCTGCGCCGGATGCCGGATTACGTCGAAACCATCACACCGCAGTTCGCCCGCAGTGATATCAACTTTCAGCGCGTACCGCTGGTCGACACATCGGACCCGTTCATTGCCAAGGACGTGCCGACGCCGGACGAGTCGATGATCGTGATCCGGTTCCGCGAGCCAGCCCGATTCGCCGTGGATTTTCCCTACTTGCTCACCATGATCCAGGGCGCGTTCATGTCTCGCCCCAACACACTCGTTGTACCAGGCACGAAAATGCGCATGGCCATCGAAATCACGATTGGGCCGATCATCGAACGTCTGACGGCAACGGCCTAAACGTCGCTAGCCGGACTGCACTTCAGGCGGGCCGCTCTCATCTGGCGCGATCAGAAGAACCGGATCGAGTCCGCAGACATGGGCAATACCGCGAATCGAGGCGGGCGTATTGGCAAACGTAAGTGCTACACCGGCCGCAGCTGCCCGGCGTTGCCACGCCAGAAGCAGTGCCGCGCCGGCGCTATCGGCGTGCTCGACACCGGCCAGATCAAGCGTTAGCGGCTCGCTGGTGGCAAACCAGGTTTTCGACTCAGCCAGCCGTGCCGGCGCACTGACCTGATCGAGTGAACCATCAACCGCGATTCGACGCGCCGAGGACGTGTCACTCATGCGTTCCGTAACGACTTTTCATCTGCTGAATGAATTTATCCAGACCGACTTTCTGGATGCGCGACCTGAACTGTTCCTTGTAATTGGCCACAAACGACAGGTTTTCACCACTTGCATCGTAAACTTTCCACTGACCATCGACTTGGCGGAGTTTCAAAGACAAATGGATATCCCGCCCTTTGGGCGTGTGATAGATCGCATTGAACGTTACCTTGTCGGCGTCAGCCGGCGCTCTAACCGGCTTGTAGTCCAGGTTCTCACCGCTTTTCAGTTTCAACAGCGCATCGCCGTAGTTCTGGATCAGCAGATTCCGAAACGTTCGCTGGAACGCCTTACGCTGCTCGGCACTGGCCTGACGCCAATAGCGCCCCAGCGTTAATTGCGCCATGTAACGTTGATCCAACACCGGCACCAGATCTTTTTCGATCAATTGTTTTAATTGCTGCGGGTTGTTGCGGAGTTGTTCGCGCCGACCATCCATGTCATCGAGCACTTTCTCGACGGTCTGCTTGGCGAGTTGTTCCGGCGTCTTCGATGACGCGTCGGCCGACATCGCGGCCGGTGCCATGACAGCGCCTGCAACAAACGCTGCAACGAGCATTTTCAAAGGCTGCATTTTCTTACCTCGCATAATTTCAGTATTGGGTCATGCGCGCCAGGCTAGTTTGGCCCGCCGCCACTGCTGCTATCGCCGTTGCCGCTCATCTGAGTCATGAACTGGCCAATTAGATGTTCGAAAACCAGTGCACTCTGGGTGATCGCGAAACTGTCACCGTCTTCCATGTCCTGCGGTGATCCACCCGGGCTGACGCCGAGATATTTACTGCCGAGCAGCCCCGACGTCAGGACCGATGCAGTCGATCCTTTTGGAATCTTGTAACTGGACTGTATATGTATTTTGGCCACAGCTTGGAACGTCTGCTGGTCGAGTTTGATTTTCGTCACACGACCGATTTCGACACCTCCCATTTTGACCGGCGCGCCGCCTTTCAGGCCGCCGATGTCATTGAACGACGCGGTTAGCGTATAGCCAGCGCCAGTGCCAGCGTGGAAATTGCTGACTCGCATGGTCAGCACGAATATGGCAGCCACGCCCAGACAAATGAACGCGCCGACCAGGATTTCCATGGCTCGGGACTGCATGTCGAAAACTCCTAGAAACCTAAAAAACCGCGAAACCCAAAACTAGGCGCCACCGGAAAACAGAACCGCCGTTAGAATCAGGTTGGCGCCGAGGATCGCCAGCGAGGCAATAACAACGGTGTTAGTCGTAGCCCGCGATACGCCCGCCGAGGTCGGCGCCGTGCGGTAACCTTCGAAAACCGCGACCCAAGTTATGATCGCGCCGAAAACGCCGCTTTTGATGAACATATCTGCAAGGTCGCCGACCGAGACGCTGGCCTGGATACCGTGCCAATAGGCGCTGGCATCCACGCCGAGAAGTGAAACGCCAACGTAGTAGCCACCACCGGCGCCGATGGCCATGACTGAGAATATAGCGGTCAACAGCGGTAGCGTCACAATCCCGGCGACAAATCGCGGTGCGATTACGCGTCGCATCGGGTCAACCGCCATCATTTCCATGCCTGAGAGTTGATCGGTGGCTTTCATCAACCCGATCTCCGCCGCCACCGCACTACCGGCACGCCCGGCAAATAACAAGGCCGTTACCACCGGCCCGAGTTCACGCACCACAACCAGCGCCACGGATGTGCCGAGCGAATTCTCAGCACCGAATTGCACCAGCGCACGGTAGCCGGACAATGCCAGCACCATGCCCACGAATAGCCCCGAAACGACGATGATAACCATCGATAGGACACCAATCGAATAGATCTGTTCGACCAACAGCCGTGGTTTTCGGATGAGCACCGGTGTAGCCGCGATGACGCGCAACAGAAAAAACACGCTGGCACCGAGATCGGCAAGCCAATCGAGCGCCGACCGCGCCAGTTGACCAACAGCCGCGGTCATGGTGCGCCCGCCAGAAGATCGTCGCGCACCGCCTGGC
Encoded proteins:
- the ehuB gene encoding ectoine/hydroxyectoine ABC transporter substrate-binding protein EhuB, whose translation is MASSEFSLRGLAGLVAAVALVAVVTNANAATLKQIKDRGYIRVAVANEIPYGYMTSKGTAKGFSPSTAKPVLKRMGIGQIQWTVMPYGSLIPALKADRVDIVASSLAVLPKRCTQVDYSVPNSTYGEGLMVKKGNPKDIHGYKDFKKNNDLKMGIVSGADQLEFAHKIGVPDDQLVMLKANTDAASAVQSGRIDAYAGTQFTVVRLAGKSDALQPAEPFHDPVIEGEPVRSWGAYGFNKNNDKLRKAFNKQLVAYQKKSEWRETLQHFGMDEHSINEVHKKTIKQLCSQSSS
- a CDS encoding phosphoribulokinase; translated protein: MSVKHPIIAVTGSSGSGTSTARVAFDHIIRRQRLHAAFIDGDGFHRYERQAMHAAEAEADARGEAFSHFSPGANRLDQLEKLFAEYGAHGTGEARQYLHDSNEAAAFNQQPGTFTPWQPVPSGTDLLMYEGLHGGAVTQDHDIAQHVDLLVGVTPTINIEWIQKIHRDMHNRGYAPERSTDVILRRMPDYVETITPQFARSDINFQRVPLVDTSDPFIAKDVPTPDESMIVIRFREPARFAVDFPYLLTMIQGAFMSRPNTLVVPGTKMRMAIEITIGPIIERLTATA
- a CDS encoding STAS domain-containing protein; this encodes MSDTSSARRIAVDGSLDQVSAPARLAESKTWFATSEPLTLDLAGVEHADSAGAALLLAWQRRAAAAGVALTFANTPASIRGIAHVCGLDPVLLIAPDESGPPEVQSG
- a CDS encoding ABC transporter substrate-binding protein; this encodes MQPLKMLVAAFVAGAVMAPAAMSADASSKTPEQLAKQTVEKVLDDMDGRREQLRNNPQQLKQLIEKDLVPVLDQRYMAQLTLGRYWRQASAEQRKAFQRTFRNLLIQNYGDALLKLKSGENLDYKPVRAPADADKVTFNAIYHTPKGRDIHLSLKLRQVDGQWKVYDASGENLSFVANYKEQFRSRIQKVGLDKFIQQMKSRYGTHE
- the mlaD gene encoding outer membrane lipid asymmetry maintenance protein MlaD, whose translation is MQSRAMEILVGAFICLGVAAIFVLTMRVSNFHAGTGAGYTLTASFNDIGGLKGGAPVKMGGVEIGRVTKIKLDQQTFQAVAKIHIQSSYKIPKGSTASVLTSGLLGSKYLGVSPGGSPQDMEDGDSFAITQSALVFEHLIGQFMTQMSGNGDSSSGGGPN
- the mlaE gene encoding lipid asymmetry maintenance ABC transporter permease subunit MlaE, translated to MTAAVGQLARSALDWLADLGASVFFLLRVIAATPVLIRKPRLLVEQIYSIGVLSMVIIVVSGLFVGMVLALSGYRALVQFGAENSLGTSVALVVVRELGPVVTALLFAGRAGSAVAAEIGLMKATDQLSGMEMMAVDPMRRVIAPRFVAGIVTLPLLTAIFSVMAIGAGGGYYVGVSLLGVDASAYWHGIQASVSVGDLADMFIKSGVFGAIITWVAVFEGYRTAPTSAGVSRATTNTVVIASLAILGANLILTAVLFSGGA